Proteins encoded together in one Synechococcus sp. BL107 window:
- the tsf gene encoding translation elongation factor Ts has protein sequence MAAVTAKLVKELRDKTGAGMMDCKKALAATDGDTDKAVEWLRQKGIASAEKKSGRTAAEGSIGSYIHTGARVGVLIEINCETDFVARGDMFQELLRDVSMQVAACPNVEYVTTDEIPAEISEREKAIEMGRDDLEGKPEKMKEKIVEGRIAKRLKELALMEQPFIKDSSITVAELVKQAAGKIGENVKVRRFTRYTLGEGIEVEDNDFAAEVASMQNAG, from the coding sequence ATGGCTGCCGTAACCGCAAAGCTTGTCAAAGAACTGCGCGACAAGACAGGCGCGGGAATGATGGACTGCAAGAAAGCTCTTGCAGCCACCGACGGTGATACCGACAAAGCTGTTGAGTGGCTGCGCCAAAAGGGTATTGCCAGTGCCGAGAAAAAATCTGGTCGAACCGCCGCAGAGGGGTCGATCGGGAGCTACATCCACACCGGTGCTCGGGTGGGAGTGTTGATCGAAATCAACTGTGAAACAGATTTCGTCGCCCGTGGCGACATGTTCCAAGAGCTGCTCCGGGATGTGTCGATGCAGGTGGCTGCCTGTCCCAATGTGGAGTACGTCACCACCGATGAAATTCCAGCAGAGATCAGTGAGCGCGAGAAAGCGATTGAAATGGGTCGGGATGATCTGGAAGGGAAGCCCGAGAAGATGAAGGAAAAGATCGTGGAGGGTCGCATTGCTAAGCGCCTGAAAGAGCTAGCTCTGATGGAACAACCCTTTATCAAAGACAGCTCGATCACCGTTGCGGAATTGGTGAAGCAGGCTGCCGGCAAGATCGGTGAGAACGTCAAAGTCCGTCGTTTCACCCGTTACACCCTCGGCGAAGGCATTGAAGTCGAAGACAACGACTTCGCCGCTGAAGTGGCATCCATGCAGAACGCCGGCTGA
- the rpsB gene encoding 30S ribosomal protein S2 yields MAVVTLSEMMEAGAHFGHQTRRWNPKMSRYIYCARNGVHIIDLVKTAVCMNNAYKWTRSAARSGKRFLFVGTKKQASEVVALEAARCGAAYVNQRWLGGMLTNWTTMKARIDRLKDLERMESSGAIAMRPKKEGAVLRRELERLQKYLGGLKTMRRLPDVVVLVDQRRESNAVLEARKLDIPLVSMLDTNCDPDLCEVPIPCNDDAVRSVQLVLGRLADAINEGRHGSNEQRGGDDYEG; encoded by the coding sequence ATGGCTGTTGTCACTCTCTCCGAAATGATGGAGGCGGGTGCCCACTTTGGGCACCAAACCCGTCGTTGGAATCCCAAGATGTCGCGCTACATCTACTGCGCGCGAAATGGGGTTCACATCATTGACCTCGTTAAGACCGCTGTGTGCATGAACAATGCATACAAGTGGACTCGTTCTGCGGCCCGAAGCGGCAAACGTTTCCTCTTTGTTGGCACCAAAAAACAGGCCTCCGAAGTAGTTGCTTTGGAAGCTGCTCGTTGTGGGGCGGCCTACGTCAACCAGCGTTGGTTGGGCGGCATGCTCACCAACTGGACCACGATGAAGGCGCGCATCGATCGTCTGAAAGACCTCGAACGCATGGAATCCAGCGGTGCCATTGCGATGCGTCCGAAGAAGGAAGGAGCTGTTCTTCGCCGAGAGCTCGAGCGTCTTCAGAAGTACCTCGGTGGTCTGAAGACCATGCGTCGTCTTCCTGATGTTGTCGTTTTGGTCGACCAACGCCGCGAATCCAACGCCGTTCTCGAGGCCCGCAAACTTGATATCCCGTTGGTGTCGATGTTGGACACCAATTGCGATCCGGATCTCTGTGAGGTGCCGATCCCTTGCAACGACGATGCAGTTCGTTCTGTTCAACTCGTCCTTGGTCGCTTGGCTGACGCGATCAATGAAGGCCGCCATGGCTCAAATGAGCAAAGAGGCGGAGACGATTACGAGGGCTAA
- a CDS encoding glycosyltransferase family 2 protein, with amino-acid sequence MFVSVVIPTYNRRPILEKCLDALERQHLADALDQYEVVVVDDGSTDGTPTWLLGQVDRFPHVRLVEQQHGGPAEGRNRGVDHARGDVIVFIDSDLVVTESFLACHAKALQRSWKQRGDRLCFTYGAVVNTANFEDPTSERHKLRDLSWAYFATGNVAIDRGVLERSGLFDCSFRLYGWEDLELGERLRRMGVGLIKCPEAVGYHWHPALTLDQIPKLIRVEGERARMGLVFFRKHPTRRVRFIIQFTWLHRLLWELLTLGGLVNQHSLRPLLRWLIHNGYTGTAMEVLRLPLNRIGVRTLFQVAKAEGLR; translated from the coding sequence ATGTTCGTAAGCGTCGTTATTCCGACCTACAACCGCCGGCCGATTCTCGAGAAGTGTCTCGATGCATTAGAGCGCCAGCATTTAGCGGATGCTCTTGATCAGTACGAGGTGGTTGTCGTCGACGACGGCTCCACCGATGGCACCCCCACATGGCTGCTTGGGCAGGTGGATCGTTTCCCCCATGTTCGTTTGGTGGAACAGCAGCACGGTGGTCCTGCGGAAGGGCGTAATCGCGGAGTCGATCACGCTAGAGGCGATGTGATTGTCTTTATCGACAGTGATTTGGTGGTCACTGAGTCGTTTTTGGCTTGTCATGCCAAAGCTTTGCAACGCAGTTGGAAGCAGCGTGGCGATCGCCTTTGCTTCACCTACGGGGCGGTTGTGAATACTGCCAATTTTGAAGACCCCACATCGGAACGACACAAGCTTCGAGATCTTTCATGGGCTTATTTCGCCACGGGCAATGTGGCGATCGACCGTGGAGTTTTGGAGCGCTCTGGCCTTTTCGATTGTTCGTTCCGTCTGTATGGATGGGAAGACTTGGAACTGGGGGAACGATTACGGCGGATGGGGGTTGGCTTAATTAAGTGTCCAGAGGCCGTGGGGTATCACTGGCATCCAGCCCTCACCCTCGACCAGATTCCCAAGTTGATCCGTGTTGAGGGTGAACGGGCACGAATGGGACTGGTGTTCTTTCGAAAACACCCCACCCGTCGGGTGCGTTTCATTATTCAGTTCACTTGGTTGCATCGATTGCTCTGGGAGCTCTTAACGCTTGGGGGTCTAGTGAATCAACACAGTCTTCGACCGTTGCTGCGCTGGTTGATTCATAACGGCTATACGGGCACTGCGATGGAGGTCTTGCGACTTCCTTTGAACAGGATTGGCGTTCGTACTCTTTTTCAAGTGGCAAAGGCGGAAGGACTGCGCTAA
- a CDS encoding DevA family ABC transporter ATP-binding protein, producing MPVVQDFDSVLPAVSIDTLSHSYGQGAMRRQVLEDISLRINPGEVVLLTGPSGCGKTTLLTLIGALRTVQQGSVHVLGQRLDGAGRRSRQQVRRRIGMIFQGHNLLRCLTAEQNVQMGADLLPDLSYRARRNEARTWLRAVGLDDHQMGQLPHDLSGGQKQRVAIARALAAHPRLLLADEPTAALDSRTGREVVDLLKKLAREQSCAVLMVTHDPRILDVADRLLQMEDGCLLPAVQ from the coding sequence ATGCCTGTTGTTCAAGACTTTGATTCGGTGCTCCCGGCGGTGTCGATTGACACGTTGAGCCACTCCTACGGACAAGGTGCGATGCGCCGTCAGGTTCTTGAAGACATTTCCCTGCGCATCAACCCTGGAGAAGTTGTGCTGCTCACCGGCCCTTCGGGATGCGGCAAAACCACATTGCTCACGCTGATTGGTGCTCTACGCACGGTGCAACAGGGGTCGGTGCATGTGCTCGGTCAACGATTAGACGGTGCAGGACGCCGCAGCCGCCAACAAGTGCGCCGTCGCATTGGAATGATTTTTCAGGGCCACAACCTATTGCGCTGCCTAACGGCAGAACAAAACGTGCAAATGGGTGCAGATCTGCTGCCGGATCTCAGTTATCGGGCGCGAAGGAACGAAGCACGCACTTGGCTTAGGGCGGTTGGTTTGGATGATCATCAAATGGGCCAGTTGCCCCATGATCTGTCGGGTGGCCAAAAACAGCGTGTTGCGATAGCCCGTGCCCTCGCTGCCCATCCGCGTTTGCTTTTGGCTGATGAACCCACCGCAGCACTCGACAGCAGAACCGGACGGGAAGTGGTGGATCTCCTCAAGAAACTGGCCCGGGAGCAATCCTGTGCGGTGTTGATGGTGACCCACGATCCGCGCATTTTGGATGTGGCCGACCGTCTTCTTCAAATGGAAGATGGCTGTTTATTGCCTGCTGTTCAGTAA
- the devC gene encoding ABC transporter permease DevC has translation MTWSWQGRRIPLSWMLLTRQPVRLLVALAGISFAGILMFMQLGFRDGLFDASVTVHRLFDADLVLISPRSASSVRMAGFPRRRLIQTLADPSVEGVTPVHWGLMLWRNPETRRNRAILALGFNPDDPFFLDPGLADQTGVLKQKGRILFDRLSRPEFGPIADWYNEGKVVETEISGNRVRVEGLVSLGTSFGADGNLLTSTETFLDLMPQKSPGGIEVGLIRLKPGTNPDLAVERLQQRLPGDVTVLTKQGFIDFEQNYWKSSTSIGFIFTLGAAMGFVVGCVIVYQVLYTDVSDHLPEYATLMAMGYRISHLLGVVMREGFYLAALGYVPAYLAGQGLYWFVRDATKLPVGMDPARAITVLVMILVMCMLSSLLAMRRLIDADPAEIF, from the coding sequence ATGACTTGGTCTTGGCAGGGACGTCGTATTCCCCTTTCGTGGATGTTGCTCACCCGACAACCTGTGCGGTTGTTGGTGGCCCTGGCTGGCATCAGTTTCGCCGGGATCCTGATGTTCATGCAGCTCGGTTTTCGGGATGGCTTGTTCGATGCGAGCGTCACGGTTCACCGCCTGTTTGATGCCGACTTAGTGCTGATCAGCCCCCGTTCGGCGAGCTCGGTGCGGATGGCGGGATTCCCGCGACGACGACTCATTCAAACCCTGGCTGACCCCTCGGTCGAAGGCGTCACACCTGTTCATTGGGGTCTGATGTTGTGGCGCAATCCAGAAACCCGTCGAAACCGAGCCATCCTTGCCCTGGGCTTCAATCCTGATGATCCCTTCTTTTTGGACCCTGGACTTGCGGATCAAACCGGGGTGTTGAAGCAAAAAGGCCGAATCCTCTTTGACCGGCTGTCGCGTCCTGAATTTGGCCCGATTGCCGATTGGTACAACGAGGGGAAGGTTGTGGAAACAGAGATCTCTGGGAACCGCGTTCGTGTGGAAGGGTTGGTGAGCTTGGGCACCAGCTTTGGTGCGGATGGAAATTTGCTGACGAGCACCGAAACGTTTTTGGACTTGATGCCTCAAAAATCGCCTGGTGGCATTGAGGTGGGCCTGATTCGCTTAAAGCCTGGAACCAATCCCGATCTCGCTGTGGAGCGTCTTCAGCAACGCTTGCCCGGTGACGTCACGGTTCTGACGAAACAAGGTTTTATTGATTTCGAGCAGAACTACTGGAAAAGCAGCACATCCATTGGCTTCATCTTCACCCTGGGGGCTGCCATGGGCTTCGTGGTGGGTTGCGTGATTGTGTATCAGGTGTTGTACACCGATGTGAGTGATCATCTGCCCGAATACGCCACCTTGATGGCGATGGGATATCGCATCAGTCACCTGCTCGGGGTTGTGATGCGAGAAGGCTTTTATCTTGCAGCGCTTGGTTATGTGCCCGCTTATCTCGCTGGACAAGGTCTCTATTGGTTTGTTCGCGACGCCACAAAACTTCCCGTGGGGATGGACCCTGCCCGCGCCATCACTGTTCTGGTGATGATTCTTGTGATGTGCATGCTGTCGTCGCTGTTGGCCATGCGCCGTTTGATCGATGCCGATCCTGCGGAGATCTTCTGA
- a CDS encoding HlyD family efflux transporter periplasmic adaptor subunit, translated as MLQIPRPLIAATAVVVAAGGCWLLRPKPSELQSAPVVPEQALPRKAEAVAALGQLEPAGDIRSLAAPTAGIAGTPRIAALHVNEGALIQRGEVLATFDHRQGLLADLEEINAKLQSLQLQIALQTVEVSRFQKAAESGAAERVLVDNKREELIRMQGQRLEALAARKGLQTDLELSQLTSPIDGLVLEIHAHEGERPGSDGVMDVGASQKMEAKIEVYESDVARIRMGQIVLLTSENGGFKGNLNGRVIRISPQVEQRAVLSTDPTGDADARVVQVDVGLDPADAKRVMRLAGLKVIARFQPTP; from the coding sequence ATGCTCCAGATTCCTCGTCCTTTGATCGCAGCCACTGCAGTCGTTGTTGCGGCTGGCGGTTGTTGGTTACTGCGTCCAAAGCCTTCAGAGCTTCAAAGCGCGCCAGTTGTTCCAGAGCAGGCGCTTCCTAGGAAAGCTGAAGCGGTGGCAGCCCTCGGTCAACTGGAGCCCGCCGGCGATATTCGTAGTCTTGCGGCACCGACCGCGGGCATCGCGGGAACGCCTCGAATCGCAGCCCTTCATGTGAATGAAGGTGCGCTGATTCAACGTGGTGAGGTGTTGGCCACCTTTGATCACCGCCAGGGACTCTTGGCAGATCTAGAGGAAATCAACGCAAAATTACAAAGTCTTCAGCTGCAAATAGCTCTGCAAACGGTTGAGGTCAGTCGCTTTCAAAAAGCAGCTGAGTCGGGGGCTGCTGAACGGGTGTTGGTGGATAACAAACGTGAAGAGCTGATCCGGATGCAGGGTCAACGCTTAGAGGCATTGGCGGCTCGAAAGGGTTTGCAAACAGATCTTGAATTGAGCCAACTCACCTCGCCGATTGACGGCCTAGTGCTTGAAATTCATGCCCATGAGGGAGAACGCCCTGGCAGCGATGGCGTCATGGATGTTGGGGCCAGTCAAAAGATGGAAGCCAAAATTGAGGTTTATGAGTCGGATGTTGCGCGTATCCGGATGGGTCAAATCGTGCTTTTAACGAGTGAAAATGGTGGTTTCAAAGGCAATCTGAATGGTCGCGTGATTCGGATTAGTCCCCAGGTTGAGCAGCGTGCTGTGTTGTCGACCGACCCCACCGGCGATGCGGATGCCCGGGTGGTGCAGGTTGATGTTGGTTTGGATCCTGCTGATGCCAAAAGGGTGATGCGCTTGGCTGGGTTGAAAGTGATTGCCCGTTTCCAGCCCACCCCATGA
- a CDS encoding phycocyanobilin:ferredoxin oxidoreductase, whose translation MQPQSKDPCQELHPLVLTLAASIRSSWQKLPELAPLSTAEDLKAIHGELDGETLFIGNELYQCRGFRKIHLEIARLGNGLQILHCVWFPDPRYDLPIFGADIVAGPAGISAAIVDLSPTSGRLPDPVFEGLESIERPAFRQVRDLPGWGTIFSSKVCFIRPDGADEEALFNQVVTDYLKVLTDCASRAIPESPRAVSTIARYEGQLNYCLQQKRNDKTRRVLEKAFDPEWADRYIELLLFDNPPTL comes from the coding sequence ATGCAGCCTCAGTCGAAGGATCCCTGTCAGGAACTGCATCCTCTGGTGTTGACGCTCGCAGCGTCCATCCGTTCGTCTTGGCAAAAACTTCCAGAACTTGCACCGTTAAGCACCGCTGAAGACCTCAAGGCGATTCATGGAGAACTCGATGGTGAAACGCTTTTTATCGGCAATGAGCTGTATCAGTGCCGAGGTTTTCGCAAAATTCATCTGGAAATAGCAAGACTCGGTAACGGCTTGCAGATTCTTCACTGCGTTTGGTTTCCTGATCCCCGATACGACCTACCGATTTTTGGTGCCGATATCGTTGCGGGTCCTGCGGGAATATCAGCAGCGATTGTGGATCTATCGCCCACATCGGGACGATTACCCGATCCTGTGTTCGAAGGCCTTGAGTCGATCGAAAGGCCAGCATTTCGTCAGGTGCGAGACCTGCCTGGCTGGGGGACCATTTTTTCGAGCAAGGTGTGTTTTATTCGGCCGGATGGAGCCGATGAGGAGGCTCTTTTTAATCAGGTCGTCACCGACTATCTCAAGGTCCTTACTGACTGCGCATCGCGCGCGATTCCCGAATCACCAAGAGCTGTTTCTACGATTGCTCGGTATGAAGGCCAACTGAACTACTGCCTTCAACAGAAGCGCAACGACAAAACCCGCCGGGTGCTCGAGAAAGCGTTCGATCCAGAGTGGGCCGATCGATACATCGAGCTTCTGCTGTTTGATAACCCGCCAACTCTTTAA
- a CDS encoding pitrilysin family protein, which translates to MDNWTLPNGTRCVAAAMPDAPLTCIDFWCQAGSSSERSGEEGIAHFLEHMVFKGSGRLAAGAFDEAIEALGGSSNAATGFDDVHFHVLVPPDRAAEALDLLLELVLKPALEPQGFATERDVVLEEIAQYADQPTEQVLQSILSLGCGDHAYGRPILGDVATLNAMEPSLMQRFHQRRYLGPNCTLALAGPAPETLKPAIAASALADLPADQNKPSSHQPLPLMLQAGRHTQRVDRLESARILMLWTTAPAHNQDAVMGADLATTLLGEGRRSRLVERLREELQLVESISMDLTALEEGSLITLEVICQEDALSAVEQEISAVLHQVANEAVSEQELRRGYQLVSNSLRYSLESVGHVTGLCASHVLWHRHQDLLSPLNLLGHWSTDRLQTELFPALLPEKACVLIARPGDHQ; encoded by the coding sequence TTGGACAACTGGACTTTGCCCAACGGCACCCGTTGCGTGGCGGCAGCGATGCCCGATGCACCGCTCACCTGCATTGATTTTTGGTGCCAAGCCGGCAGCAGCAGTGAGCGGTCTGGTGAGGAAGGCATCGCCCATTTTCTTGAACACATGGTGTTCAAGGGAAGTGGTCGTCTAGCCGCTGGGGCATTCGATGAAGCCATCGAAGCGCTTGGAGGCAGCAGCAATGCAGCCACTGGATTCGACGACGTGCACTTTCACGTTTTGGTCCCACCAGATCGAGCAGCAGAGGCTCTGGATTTGCTTCTCGAACTTGTGCTGAAACCAGCTCTCGAACCGCAGGGCTTTGCCACAGAAAGAGATGTGGTGCTCGAAGAGATTGCCCAATATGCCGACCAACCCACCGAGCAAGTGCTGCAAAGCATCTTGAGCTTGGGTTGTGGAGACCACGCCTATGGCAGACCCATTCTTGGCGACGTTGCAACCCTCAACGCCATGGAGCCCAGCCTGATGCAGCGGTTTCACCAACGGCGTTATCTCGGGCCGAATTGCACACTTGCCCTGGCTGGCCCTGCCCCAGAAACTCTCAAACCGGCCATCGCAGCATCGGCTCTAGCGGACCTACCAGCAGATCAAAACAAGCCCAGCTCGCATCAACCCTTGCCGTTGATGCTTCAAGCCGGCCGCCACACGCAACGGGTCGACCGATTGGAGTCGGCGCGAATATTGATGCTTTGGACGACAGCTCCCGCCCACAACCAGGACGCCGTCATGGGAGCAGATCTCGCAACAACATTATTAGGTGAGGGAAGAAGAAGCCGTTTGGTGGAGCGTTTACGGGAAGAGCTTCAATTGGTTGAGAGCATCTCGATGGATCTCACAGCCTTGGAGGAGGGGAGCCTCATCACCCTTGAAGTGATCTGCCAAGAGGACGCATTGTCCGCCGTCGAACAAGAGATCAGTGCAGTGCTGCATCAAGTGGCAAACGAAGCCGTCTCAGAACAAGAGTTACGGCGTGGTTATCAACTTGTGAGCAATAGCCTCCGCTATTCGTTGGAATCTGTCGGACATGTGACCGGTCTTTGTGCCAGCCACGTGCTTTGGCATCGCCACCAAGACTTGTTATCTCCCCTAAACCTCCTAGGCCACTGGAGTACCGACCGACTACAGACCGAACTATTTCCTGCGCTTCTGCCTGAAAAGGCCTGTGTATTGATTGCTCGCCCGGGAGATCACCAGTGA
- a CDS encoding pitrilysin family protein, translated as MKSALDVLVEPLASPGVMAAKLWLPFGSACDAKDQRGAHDLLASLLSRGCGPYNPRELADVVEGCGAGLRCDAQEDGLLLSLRSTLEDAELLLPLLAWMVLEPHLAPDQVALEKSLTLQMLQRQREDPFHMAAIAWRELAFGAGGYGHDPMGVECDLQSIERQQILPLAQRLPNGRSVLSLAGCLPDDIEHHIHAMDGFRGWPLVVEESNVCRLNYGTPACETIHLESMDTEQVVLMLGQATVPHGHPDDLVLRLLQCHLGVGMSSLLFRRLREEHGVAYEVAVHYPQLIGPAPFVLLAATGMERAELSLRLLLQSWDELRQTTLSQTDLTLARAKFIGQMAQARQTCSQRAERRVQLRAMGLRDDHDQRCMDAIQAITVDQIQATCQRWFQKPQLSLCGPPESLETLERVWAERHS; from the coding sequence GTGAAATCAGCACTGGATGTTCTGGTCGAACCTCTCGCGTCACCGGGCGTGATGGCCGCAAAGCTTTGGCTGCCATTTGGCAGTGCTTGCGATGCCAAAGATCAGCGCGGTGCCCACGACTTATTGGCATCGCTTCTGAGCCGGGGCTGCGGCCCTTACAACCCAAGGGAACTCGCCGATGTTGTCGAAGGATGTGGAGCAGGGCTGCGCTGCGATGCCCAAGAGGATGGGCTGCTGCTGAGCCTTCGCAGCACCCTGGAAGACGCTGAGCTGCTTCTTCCGTTATTGGCGTGGATGGTGCTGGAACCGCATCTCGCACCGGATCAGGTCGCCCTTGAAAAAAGCCTTACCCTGCAAATGCTGCAACGGCAGCGGGAAGACCCATTCCACATGGCAGCCATCGCCTGGCGAGAACTGGCATTCGGCGCTGGCGGCTATGGCCATGATCCGATGGGAGTGGAATGCGACCTCCAAAGCATCGAGCGTCAGCAGATTCTTCCCCTGGCCCAGCGACTCCCCAACGGGCGAAGCGTTTTGAGCCTGGCGGGCTGCTTACCCGATGACATTGAGCACCACATTCATGCCATGGATGGATTCCGTGGCTGGCCCTTAGTCGTTGAAGAATCAAACGTTTGTCGTCTCAATTACGGAACGCCTGCGTGCGAAACGATTCACCTTGAATCCATGGACACCGAACAGGTGGTTCTGATGCTTGGACAAGCAACGGTCCCCCACGGACATCCCGATGATCTGGTGTTGCGTTTGCTCCAATGTCATCTCGGGGTTGGGATGTCGAGCCTTCTGTTTCGACGTCTTCGAGAGGAACACGGTGTTGCCTATGAAGTTGCGGTGCACTATCCACAACTCATAGGACCAGCCCCATTTGTGCTCCTGGCTGCTACAGGAATGGAGCGGGCAGAACTCAGTCTGCGCCTCCTCCTTCAAAGCTGGGACGAACTCAGACAAACCACTCTGAGCCAAACCGATCTCACCCTTGCCCGCGCCAAGTTCATCGGTCAGATGGCGCAGGCACGACAAACCTGCTCTCAACGCGCTGAGCGGAGGGTTCAACTTCGCGCCATGGGACTGCGCGATGACCACGACCAGCGCTGCATGGACGCCATTCAGGCGATCACGGTTGATCAAATCCAAGCAACCTGCCAACGCTGGTTTCAGAAACCCCAGCTCAGCCTCTGTGGCCCTCCAGAATCATTGGAAACGCTCGAACGGGTTTGGGCTGAACGACATTCATAA
- a CDS encoding DUF3148 domain-containing protein — MTASIGDRLRLKRQVPYLKTADPMPMLRPSDLVSLDELGEVVALHPFDTVAVRFRRGTYLISLDQLEAASQDDASQDDATTKDADTDTDADDVIE, encoded by the coding sequence ATGACGGCCTCCATTGGTGACAGGTTGCGACTGAAGCGACAAGTTCCTTATTTGAAAACCGCCGACCCCATGCCGATGTTGCGTCCATCGGACCTTGTCAGCCTGGATGAGTTGGGTGAAGTCGTCGCGCTTCATCCGTTCGACACCGTTGCTGTTCGGTTTCGCCGCGGAACCTATTTAATTTCCCTCGATCAACTTGAGGCTGCTTCTCAAGACGATGCTTCTCAAGACGATGCCACCACAAAAGATGCCGATACCGATACCGATGCCGATGACGTGATCGAGTGA
- a CDS encoding biotin transporter BioY, with the protein MRALAIWSGALAGLMAILIGSLVPAALLLPTPEIAVLDLPATWQVSALLVCAMVSGPRAGVIAAVAYLSMGFTNLPVFHGGGGLNYLLEPGFGYLAGFVPAAWLTGRLAHQTGMQDLSKQCLSAGAGLLVLQLCGLLNLGLGALLGRWSSPLLSLIMQYSVNPLPAQILLCIASGLLAVILRRLLIVES; encoded by the coding sequence GTGAGGGCTCTCGCCATCTGGAGCGGTGCCCTGGCTGGGCTGATGGCCATTTTGATTGGCAGCCTTGTGCCAGCGGCCCTTCTCCTACCGACTCCAGAGATCGCGGTTCTTGATCTCCCTGCAACCTGGCAAGTCTCCGCACTGTTGGTCTGCGCCATGGTGAGTGGCCCTCGCGCTGGCGTTATTGCAGCGGTGGCTTACTTGAGCATGGGCTTCACCAACCTTCCGGTGTTCCACGGTGGTGGGGGGTTGAATTACCTGCTTGAGCCAGGCTTTGGATATTTGGCAGGCTTTGTTCCAGCCGCATGGTTAACCGGCCGACTGGCGCATCAAACGGGAATGCAGGACCTATCAAAGCAATGCCTCTCTGCCGGAGCTGGCCTTTTGGTTTTGCAGTTGTGTGGCCTTCTCAACCTCGGTTTGGGTGCGCTACTCGGGCGGTGGAGTTCACCGTTGCTGAGCCTGATCATGCAGTACTCCGTCAACCCTCTACCGGCACAAATTCTCCTGTGCATTGCATCAGGCTTGCTTGCTGTGATTTTGCGCCGCTTACTGATCGTTGAATCATGA
- the lspA gene encoding signal peptidase II, which translates to MSRLLQRSTTLSIAAAIVLIDQLSKAGLSAILVDGRSIPAIPGILSLQLVHNSGAAFSLFSGSTELLGLLSLLVSLGILVWIGRQRAIPFWQGLATACLLGGTLGNGLDRWRLGYVVDFLALVPINFPIFNAADIAINFAVLCFGIDLWLNRHDGDHA; encoded by the coding sequence ATGAGCAGGTTGCTGCAACGATCCACAACCTTGTCGATTGCTGCAGCCATCGTGCTGATCGATCAGCTGAGTAAAGCGGGACTCTCGGCGATCTTGGTTGATGGCAGATCGATCCCCGCTATTCCCGGGATCCTCTCCCTGCAACTCGTTCACAACAGCGGCGCTGCTTTCAGCCTATTCAGCGGATCCACAGAACTTCTTGGCCTACTCAGTCTGTTGGTGAGTCTGGGAATCCTGGTATGGATTGGGCGACAGCGCGCGATACCTTTTTGGCAAGGCTTAGCGACAGCATGCCTGTTGGGCGGAACGCTCGGAAATGGATTGGACCGGTGGCGCCTTGGCTACGTGGTGGACTTTCTAGCGCTGGTGCCAATTAACTTCCCCATTTTCAACGCTGCAGATATCGCCATCAATTTTGCGGTGCTCTGCTTCGGCATTGATCTCTGGCTCAATCGCCATGACGGAGACCATGCTTAG